In one window of Pseudopipra pipra isolate bDixPip1 chromosome 27, bDixPip1.hap1, whole genome shotgun sequence DNA:
- the LOC135403322 gene encoding nuclear receptor ROR-beta-like isoform X2 codes for MPPSPCQRGCDASAVEGAVRMPWPSLPVPCPFLPALLPQAQNHSRGAGSSFGEGLGQECDHLESEGNNTQPWEKPGSAASGRKAQIEVIPCKICGDKSSGIHYGVITCEGCKGFFRRSQQNNASYSCSRQRNCLIDRTNRNRCQHCRLQKCLALGMSRDAVKFGRMSKKQRDSLYAEVQKHQQSQEQSGGTKDEPEPLSRVYTTSVSSGLSDLDDISTLSDGLLFDFPLTPDGSSTYYNLDLLASAQPSPDQSSLDVADATLIKQESIYELMLEPALFAHGALEGGQLPPDISVLEIDRVAQNVVKSHLETCQYTTEELKRLAWSLYSPEEVRALQSKSCEAMWQQCSLQISNAIQYVVEFAKRIDGFMELCQNDQIILLKAGCLEVLLIRMIRAFNPLNNTVLFEGKFGGMQVFKSLGCDDLIGAIFELGRTLCRLQLSDEELALFTAAVLLSPDRPWLTESKKVQKLQDKIYVALQHEIQKKHSAEDKLSKMVSKLPLMKTICNLHLDKLEFFRLLHPETAMNFPPLYKEVFNSELQYSDPRES; via the exons ATGCCTCCATCCCCCTGCCAAAGGGGCTGTGATGCCAGTGCAGTTGAGGGGGCTGTGAGGATGCCCTGGCCATCCCTGCCTGTTCCCTGCCCattcctgccagctctgctgccccaggcCCAGAACCACAGCAGAggtgcaggcagcagctttggggaggggctggggcaggaatgTGACCACCTTGAGTCTGAGGGGAACaacacacagccctgggagaagcccggctcagcagcctcaggaaGGAAGG cccaaATCGAGGTGATCCCGTGCAAGATCTGCGGAGACAAGTCCTCAGGGATCCACTACGGTGTCATCACCTGCGAGGGCTGCAAG GGTTTTTTCCGGAGGAGCCAGCAGAACAACGCCAGCTACTCCTGCTCCCGGCAGAGGAACTGCCTGATCGACCGCACCAACCGCAACCGCTGCCAGCACTGCCGCCTGCAGAAATGCCTGGCGCTGGGCATGTCCCGCGACG CGGTGAAGTTCGGCCGCATGTCCAAGAAGCAGCGGGACAGCCTCTACGCCGAGGTGCAGAAgcaccagcagagccaggagcagagcGGGGGCACCAAGGATGAGCCCGAGCCCCTGAGCCGCGTCTACACCACGAGCGTGAGCAGCGGGCTCTCGGACCTGGACGACATCTCCACACTGTCCGACGGGCTCCTCTTCGACTTCCCCCTCACCCCCGACGGCAGCAGCACCTACTACaacctggacctgctggcctCGGCACAGCCCTCGCCCGACCAGTCCAGCCTGGACGTGGCCGACGCCACGCTCATCAAGCAGGAGTCCATCTACGAGCTGATGCTGGAGCCGGCCCTGTTCGCCCACGGGGCGCTGGAgggggggcagctgccccccgACATCTCCGTGCTGGAGATCG ACCGGGTGGCCCAGAACGTGGTGAAGTCTCACCTGGAGACGTGCCAGTACACGACGGAGGAGCTCAAGCGCCTGGCCTGGAGCCTCTACTCCCCCGAGGAGGTCCGTGCCCTGCAGAGCAAG AGCTGCGAGGCCATGTGGCAGCAGTGCTCGCTGCAGATCTCCAACGCCATCCAGTATGTGGTGGAGTTCGCCAAGCGCATCGACGGCTTCATGGAGCTCTGCCAGAACGACCAGATCATCCTCCTGAAAGCCG GTTGCCTCGAGGTGCTCCTGATCCGCATGATCCGTGCGTTCAACCCCCTGAACAACACCGTGCTCTTCGAGGGGAAGTTCGGCGGGATGCAGGTGTTCAAGTCGCTTG GCTGTGACGATCTCATCGGAGCCATCTTCGAGCTGGGGAGGACCCTGTGCCGCCTGCAGCTGTCAGACGAGGAGCTCGCCCTGTTCACCGCCGCCGTCCTGCTCTCCCCAG ATCGGCCCTGGCTGACCGAGTCCAAGAAGGTGCAGAAGCTGCAGGACAAGATCTACGTGGCCCTGCAGCACGAGATCCAGAAGAAACACTCCGCTGAGGACAAGCTCTCGAAG ATGGTTTCCAAGCTGCCCTTGATGAAGACCATTTGCAACCTGCACTTGGACAAGCTGGAATTTTTCCGTCTCCTGCACCCGGAGACCGCCATGAACTTCCCTCCCCTGTACAAGGAGGTTTTCAACTCGGAGCTGCAGTACAGCGACCCTCGCGAGAGCTAA